The Haloplanus sp. CK5-1 genome contains a region encoding:
- a CDS encoding potassium channel family protein, which translates to MDPGDVAYEPVSVKAVLAEMKDTAELLIDLSYSAVLHGSDEVAAEVLELEERMDVLQMQARMSLLMAARSPEDAEALAPVLGVVGAAEKISDAAGDIAKVVLEDIGVPEAMRTAIPEAVETVVRGTVAADSEFADRTLGGLNLETETGVRVIAIRRAGEWIVNPDRETTLDVDDVVLLRGTEAALESAYGTVTGDAYDPPEPVDSTIDDLDRAVDSIVLMKNMSELAVDLAYGSVLFDSEGVAAEVVELEAEVDALKSRFEAWVLRAAGRVEDPISLRGLVHLASATEVISDAALEISEGVLRGLDTHPVVAAAVEESDEVIVRVAVGEGARLADASLGELEVKTATGMRVIAVRRGDGDWAISPGPETAVHAGDVLIAKGTRAGASRLSELAGDDDPTDGG; encoded by the coding sequence ATGGATCCCGGGGACGTCGCGTACGAGCCAGTCAGCGTGAAAGCCGTCCTCGCGGAGATGAAAGACACGGCGGAACTCCTCATCGACCTGTCGTACTCCGCGGTGCTCCACGGGAGCGACGAGGTGGCCGCGGAAGTGCTGGAACTCGAAGAGCGGATGGACGTATTACAGATGCAGGCGCGGATGAGCCTCCTGATGGCTGCCCGGAGCCCCGAGGACGCCGAAGCGCTCGCGCCCGTCCTCGGCGTCGTCGGGGCCGCCGAGAAGATCAGCGACGCCGCGGGCGACATCGCCAAGGTCGTCCTGGAGGACATCGGCGTCCCCGAGGCGATGCGGACGGCCATCCCGGAGGCCGTCGAGACGGTCGTCCGGGGTACGGTCGCCGCGGACTCCGAGTTCGCCGACCGGACGCTCGGCGGGCTGAATCTGGAGACGGAGACGGGCGTCCGGGTGATCGCGATCCGGCGGGCGGGCGAGTGGATCGTCAACCCCGACCGGGAGACGACACTCGACGTCGACGACGTGGTCCTCCTCCGCGGGACCGAGGCGGCGCTGGAGTCGGCGTACGGCACCGTCACCGGCGACGCCTACGACCCGCCGGAACCGGTCGACTCGACCATCGACGACCTGGACCGGGCGGTCGACTCCATCGTGTTGATGAAGAACATGAGCGAACTCGCGGTGGATCTGGCCTACGGCTCCGTCCTCTTCGACAGCGAGGGGGTCGCCGCCGAGGTGGTGGAACTCGAAGCCGAGGTGGACGCGCTGAAATCGAGGTTCGAGGCGTGGGTGTTGCGCGCCGCCGGGCGGGTCGAGGACCCCATCTCGCTCCGGGGGTTGGTTCACCTCGCGAGCGCGACGGAGGTGATCAGCGACGCCGCCCTGGAGATCAGCGAGGGCGTTCTCAGGGGGTTGGACACCCACCCGGTCGTCGCCGCCGCAGTCGAGGAGTCCGACGAGGTGATCGTCCGCGTCGCCGTCGGCGAGGGGGCGCGGCTCGCGGACGCCTCGCTGGGCGAACTCGAGGTGAAGACGGCGACGGGGATGCGCGTCATCGCGGTGCGGCGTGGCGACGGCGACTGGGCCATCTCTCCCGGGCCGGAGACGGCCGTCCACGCCGGCGACGTCCTCATCGCGAAGGGGACCCGCGCCGGGGCGTCGCGGCTCTCGGAGTTGGCGGGCGACGACGACCCTACAGACGGCGGGTGA
- a CDS encoding DUF7536 family protein, which yields MSDDPPERPPSAGLLDALRVRRNAAVGGVVGVTLAVLGYLVRVFELAGPAAGTQSYPVVGPEGWFLILGVVLASATALLVTAALTVATAYRLTRRL from the coding sequence GTGAGCGACGACCCACCGGAGCGCCCGCCGTCGGCTGGACTGCTCGACGCACTGCGGGTTCGGCGAAACGCCGCCGTCGGCGGCGTCGTCGGCGTCACGCTGGCCGTCCTCGGCTACCTCGTCCGCGTCTTCGAACTGGCCGGGCCCGCCGCCGGTACGCAGTCCTACCCCGTGGTCGGCCCCGAGGGTTGGTTCCTGATTCTCGGGGTCGTCCTCGCGTCGGCGACGGCGTTGCTCGTGACGGCGGCACTGACGGTCGCGACGGCCTACCGCCTCACCCGCCGTCTGTAG
- a CDS encoding succinylglutamate desuccinylase/aspartoacylase family protein, whose amino-acid sequence MTSVGSADASPGTVDTGRLDAGETRDGSTFGLPVAVVEGARDGKTLYIQAASDGDELNGVGVVQRVVPRLDPDELAGTVVLVGIVNYHAFQVAEHRNPIDDTKMNRAYPGDENGTSSERIAAATYDVARDADLVLDLHQGSTSRMIDEVRVRCGRRHRLHSECLDLAKTFGCGYVLDQKGPDGQLARVAPSDGTPAIDPELGGAVGWNEGSIATGVEGVFNVLRGYGFLDGDGAVEPQTRAKAFDQYGSPVGGLVRYEHDLGDRVSADETLFEVTDPFGELKARITADNDGIFWRSRRLPQVATGEYVCSVGKNVDSY is encoded by the coding sequence ATGACTTCGGTGGGCAGCGCGGACGCCTCGCCCGGGACGGTCGACACCGGCCGTCTCGACGCCGGCGAGACGCGTGACGGCAGTACGTTCGGACTCCCGGTGGCCGTCGTCGAGGGGGCACGTGACGGGAAGACCCTCTACATCCAGGCCGCCAGCGACGGCGACGAGCTCAACGGCGTCGGAGTGGTGCAACGCGTCGTTCCGCGACTCGACCCCGACGAACTCGCCGGGACCGTGGTCTTGGTCGGTATCGTCAACTACCACGCGTTCCAGGTGGCCGAACACCGCAACCCTATCGACGACACGAAGATGAACCGGGCGTACCCCGGCGACGAGAACGGCACGTCGAGCGAGCGCATCGCCGCCGCCACCTACGACGTCGCGCGGGACGCCGACCTCGTCCTCGACCTCCACCAGGGGTCGACCAGCCGCATGATCGACGAGGTCCGGGTGCGGTGTGGCCGCCGCCACCGTCTCCACTCCGAGTGTCTCGACCTCGCGAAGACGTTCGGCTGTGGCTACGTCCTCGACCAGAAGGGGCCGGACGGCCAACTCGCCCGGGTCGCCCCCTCCGACGGCACGCCGGCGATCGACCCCGAACTCGGCGGGGCCGTCGGCTGGAACGAGGGAAGTATCGCCACGGGCGTCGAGGGCGTGTTCAACGTCCTCCGGGGGTACGGCTTCCTCGACGGCGACGGGGCGGTCGAACCCCAGACACGGGCGAAGGCGTTCGACCAGTACGGCTCGCCGGTCGGTGGCCTCGTCCGCTACGAACACGACCTCGGCGACCGGGTCAGCGCCGACGAGACGCTGTTCGAGGTGACCGACCCCTTCGGGGAGTTGAAGGCTCGGATCACCGCCGACAACGACGGCATCTTCTGGCGGAGTCGTCGCCTCCCGCAGGTCGCCACCGGCGAGTACGTCTGCTCGGTCGGCAAGAACGTCGACAGCTACTAG